The genomic DNA GTAAAATGGTATACCAGCATGCCATTCCCGGTTTTACTTATGGTAACACCGGGTCTGGTTGCCAGTTTGCCGTTTTGGGCGTCATCAAGCACAATGCGCGAGCCATTGGCTAGGGTTAAATAAGCTTTGTTGCCGCCTGGCAATATAGGCGCCACTTTATTTGTCAGTTTTACAGTATCAGTTTCGTGATTTTTTTTACGCTGTATAAAAAATATACCCGCAAACAACACAGCCGCAAGAACTGCGGCAACCTGCAACCAACGATACCTGGCCATCTTACGCTTCGGCAGCTGAACCACTTTACGACTATTGCTTAATCGCTGCCATATGCGGGCCCTTACATCGTCTTCCTTAACCACATCATCCTCCCAAGCGTCTTCGGCCAATGTCATTTCATCGCGGTATGCATCCAGCAGCCTTTTTTCATCAGCTGTGCATTGTCCGCTCATGTACTTTTCGTACAAAGCAAGGAATTCTTCTTTGGTTATCATTAGGTTGCAATTGCAGGTTTATACTTTGTTAGTGTAAATTTTATATAGACACACACATCAATTTTTAATTTTTTTTTCTGTAAGCTGTTAATTGTGGATTTATTTGGCTGGCTTTTCCTAATTTTATCCAACCAGTTGTATGTACAATCCCCCGATTAATGACGCTGAACTGTGGCTTGCCATCCGTGCTGATGACGAACAGGCTTTTGCCATGCTTTTTGATCGCTACTGGCTGCGATTGTATAAAACAGCTTTACGTTATCTAAAAGATCGCGAAACCAGCGAAGAAGCGGTACACGATGTGTTTTTGAATATCTGGAGCAGGAGGCACGAACTCGAGATTGAATCATTCCCCAACTTTTTATTAACAGCCATCCGTTACCAGGTTTATAACCGGATGCGGGCCGCAAAATCACCGGTTGTTTTAACCATTTCTGATGCCGGTATAAGCGAACTACTGGATCATAACAACGGTGAAAACCGCATTAAAGATCAGGAACTGCAACATGAATTAAGACGCTATCTGGAACAGTTGCCTAAACGTTGCCAGGAGATATTCTACATGAGCCGTATTAATCACCTCTCGAACCAGGAAATAGCCGGTCGATTGGGTATCTCTAAGCGTACAGTCGAAAACCAGATCACGATGGCGCTTAAACATTTGCGGGTTTGTTTTAAACATATGTCGGCCATTATTTCCTTGTGGTATATCCTTAAATAGGGTGAGCCGACATACAAAACTTCAAGTTTAACACGAGGCTGGCAGAGAGGGGATTTAAAATAAAAAGGTTTAAAAAGTTTTTTGAACAGTGCACTGAACATGCCTGGATTTTTACAAGTTTTCTACAGAATCAAAGTGGAACTTCAACTCCAAATCAACAAAACAAATGACCATGAAAAAATTTGTATCGGGCTTAGCCCTGATCGTATCCCTGGGCCTGCTACCGCAATTATTGCATGCACAAACCTATGAGTTGGATAAAACAATTACCCTGCCTGGCGATGGAGGCTATGATTACCTGTCTATCGACAAGGTAAACAACCGTTTATATGTATCGCACGGTACAGCTGTAAACGTGATCGACCTGAAAACAGAAAAACCTGCAGGCCTGATCGGCGATCTGAAAGGTATACATGGTATCGCTATTGATAATAAAGCCAACCGCGGTTTTATCAGCGATGGTAAAGCTACTGCCGTAGTGGCGTTTGACCTGAAAACTTTAAAGGTTATTGCCACCATACCTTTAACAGACGCTAACGGCCCGGATGCCATTATGTACGACTCTTATGCCGATCGTGTTTTCTGCTTTAATGGCGAAAGTAATAATGCTTCAGTAATTGATCCCAATACCTTGAAACAAGTAGGCACAGTTGCACTTGGCGGCGCGCCTGAGTTTGCCGTAGCCGATGGTAAAGGTAAAATATATAATAACCTGGAAGACAAAAGCAGCTTGAACATTATAGACAGCAAAACGCTGAAAGTAATCAAGAACTATCCACTTGCGCCATGCGGCGGCCCTACAGGTTTGGCTTTGGATGCCGCTAACCAGCGTGTATTTACCGTTTGCCGTGAAAATAAAGGGGTAAGCGTAGTGAATATCAACACCGGCAAAGTAATAACCACTTTACCTATAGGCGCTGGTGTTGATGCTGTAGCGTATGATCCTGAAACCAAGCTGATCTTCTGCTCATGCGGTGATGGCGTAACCACTATTATCAAACAACAATCGGCCGATGAGTATAAAGTGATCCAGACATTACAAACCGCCTATCGCGCCAAAACTATGGCTCTTGATACCAAAACGCACAAAATTTATTTAAGCGTGGCTGAATTTGTAAAAGGCACACGGACTGCATTACCAAACACCTTTAAAGTACTGGTTTATAAGCTGAAATAAAACATCAAAAAAGATAAACAGGCGAATCACAGGCTTCTCTTTTAGGGGGCTACGGGGGGACTTAATTGGTTTGTCCTGTTTATTTTACAAAGTTTCTATTAAATTAAGTCCTAATTTTAAAGAAAAAAGCTTGAAATTATTAATCATAGAAGATGAAGCGGGATTGAGGGAAAGTATTGAAGCATACTTTACCGAGGAGGGGAATATCTGCGAAACGGCATACGATTTTTCCTCGGCTATGTCTAAGGTTAACCTTTATCGTTATGACTGTATTGTGCTGGATATTACTTTGCCTAATGGCAATGGTCTGGATATTTTAAAACACCTAAAAGCGGGACAGCAAGCTGACGGTGTTTTAATCATTTCGGCTAAAAACTCTTTGGACGATCGCCTCACCGGACTTGATCTGGGTGCTGATGATTACCTGACCAAACCATTTCACCTTTCTGAATTGAGGGCCCGGGTGGCGGCTATTGTTCGCCGTAAAGCCTTTAATGGCAACAATATCCTTACCCTGCATGAGATCTTCATCGACCTTACCGCGAAAGAGGTTAAGATCAACCAGACACCGGTTAAGTTTACCCGGAAGGAGTACAGTTTACTTTTATACTTTATAGCCAACAAAGGCAAGGTGGTTTCCAAAAGTGCCATTGCCGAACATCTTTGGGGCGACAGTATAGACATTGCCGATAATTTTGATTTTATTTATTCGCATATTAAAAACATCCGCAAAAAAATGGTAGAAGCGGGTGGTAAGGATTACATACAGGCTGCCTACGGCATGGGATACAAGTTTACCGAAGCATGAAGCTTCTGGACAAATATAACCGGATCAACATCAGTGTAACAGTAGTCATCATGCTGGTTACAGGTGTTACATATTACTTTACTATCCATGCCATCCTTACCCACCAGGTTGATAAGGCCCTGGTAGTAGAAGAACGTGAGGTATTTGATTATGTACAACTGAATCATCACCTGCCCCAGGTATTCCGGACCAATCACCAGGAAATCATTTTTACACCTGCTGACGACCGGGTTAAAAGAAAATTTATTGATACCTCCTACCGGGATACTAAGGAGCTGGACCTGGAGCCAGCACGTGCTATTATCACATCGGTAATGGTGGGTCCTCAACTATATAAAATAACCGTTATACAATCAACTGTTGAAACGGAGGACCTTATCGAAGATGTTTTCCTGATTACCCTTATACTTATTTTTATTTTGGTGATAGCGCTGTTTTTATCAAACCGACTGATATTAAGGCGCATGTGGCAGCCCTTTTACACCATACTCAACCAACTCAAAGTATTCAACCTGGCCGAAGACAAAACCGTGGCTTCTGTACCTTCTACCATTGATGAATTTACAGAACTTGATCAGGCGGTAGGCATCATGGCCACTAAGGCTAAGGACGATTATCTTAACCTTAAGGCTTTTACCGAAAACGCTGCGCACGAATTAATGACGCCCATTTCTGTCATCAACTCCAAGCTAGATACTTTAGTGCAAACCGGGCAATTTTCTGATCCGCAAAGCAAACTGCTTAATGATATTTATAATACGGTTGCCCGCTTAACGCGGCTTAACAAATCAATGCTGTTACTCACTAAAATTGAGAACGGTTTAATACATGACCAGCAAATTGTTAATCTGAAAGAATTGTTGAGAACCAGTTTTTATCAATACGAGGAACTCCTGGGCAGTTTAAATATCAAACTGATCACTCAACTTGCCGATTGTGAGGTTAGCGCCAGTTTGCTATTAATGGAAGTTCTGGTAAACAACCTGCTCAGCAATGCTATCAGGCATAATCTGCCGGGTGGCACCATCAGCGTTGTGCTTGATCAACAGCAGCTCCGTATCAGTAATACCGGGAAAGACGGGAGGATTGATATTGAACGTGTTTTTAAACGTTTTCAAAAATCTTCCGCTTCTGAAGGTATTGGATTGGGCCTTACCATTTGCCGGCAGATCTGTAATAATTATGGTTTTGATCTGCAATATCAGTTTAGCGAAAACTCTCACCAATTTACAGTAAACTTTACTGTTTCAGAATAATTACAGAATTGACATTTAGCTTAGCAACGTTGAAGAAATGGAATTATATCCAAACTGTTAAAGATTAATATTATAAAGCTTAGATTTAAACTATTGGTCGCTGGGCTTACCCCTATCTGAGTAACCGGTATGGGCATCTTGAATTATGAAACATCTAATCGTATCACTACTATGTTTAATGATGAGTTCTTTTTGCTTTGCACAGCAAAAAACACTGGACGATTATTTACAGATAGCTGTAAAGAACAGTCCGCTGTTGAAGGACCTCAACAACCAAATACTATCGGCACAACTGGACAGCGTCAGGATAAAAGCCGGATTAAAACCACAGGTAAGCGCCGGGAGCGCAGGTTTATATGCACCGGTAATTCATGGCTATGGCTATTCGCAGGCCATCACCAACGGGCAAACACTCGATGCTTTGTTATCGGTAAATAAATCCTTCATCAGTAACGGTTATCTGAAAGCGCAATATAACGGCATAGGCCTTCAGCGCGATTCCTTACGCAATAACATTAAACTCTCTGAGCAGGATCTGCGCCGCACTATTGCCGCCCAATACATCACTGCGTTCGGTAGCCTACAGCAGGTAAAATTTAATAAAGAGGTGGTAACTCTGCTAAGCAGCGAAGAAGATTTGCTTAAAAAACTGACCCGTAATAATGTTTACCACCAAAGCGATTACCTTACCTTCCTGGTTACTTTAAAACAGGCAACTTTACAACTTTCGCAAGTTACGCTGCAGTATAAAACAGATTTTGCCACGTTGAATTACCTTACCGGAATTACAGATACCACAGTTGCTGAATTAGAAAAACCGGCGCTGCAAAGAGCTATTACTGCCGATAAAACCAACAGCATATTTTTCAGACAGTATGCGCTTGACAGTTTACGCCTGCTAAATACCCGCAAACTGATAGACTATAGCTATAAGCCCCAGGTAAAAGCCTTTGCCGATGGTGGCTATAACTCCGATCTTACAGCCCTTTATTATAAGCATTTTGGAGCTAGTGTGGGCTTTAGTCTTACTGTACCGATTTATGATGGCGGGCAGCGTAAGGTATCATACAAAAAGCTTGCGCTGGAAGAAGAATCGCGCAAAAATTATAAGAGCTTTTTTGCTCAGCAATACAGCCAGCAGATCATCCAGCTGAACCAACAAATTGATGGATATGATAACCTGATAGCCGATATCAATACTCAGTTCAAATACTCTGAAACCTTAATAAAGGTGGATACCAAACTACTGCAAACCGGCGATCTCCGGATGGCCGATCTGATACTGGCTATCAATAATTATTTGACCATCCGTAAC from Mucilaginibacter inviolabilis includes the following:
- a CDS encoding RNA polymerase sigma factor, with product MYNPPINDAELWLAIRADDEQAFAMLFDRYWLRLYKTALRYLKDRETSEEAVHDVFLNIWSRRHELEIESFPNFLLTAIRYQVYNRMRAAKSPVVLTISDAGISELLDHNNGENRIKDQELQHELRRYLEQLPKRCQEIFYMSRINHLSNQEIAGRLGISKRTVENQITMALKHLRVCFKHMSAIISLWYILK
- a CDS encoding response regulator transcription factor, which gives rise to MKLLIIEDEAGLRESIEAYFTEEGNICETAYDFSSAMSKVNLYRYDCIVLDITLPNGNGLDILKHLKAGQQADGVLIISAKNSLDDRLTGLDLGADDYLTKPFHLSELRARVAAIVRRKAFNGNNILTLHEIFIDLTAKEVKINQTPVKFTRKEYSLLLYFIANKGKVVSKSAIAEHLWGDSIDIADNFDFIYSHIKNIRKKMVEAGGKDYIQAAYGMGYKFTEA
- a CDS encoding sensor histidine kinase — protein: MKLLDKYNRINISVTVVIMLVTGVTYYFTIHAILTHQVDKALVVEEREVFDYVQLNHHLPQVFRTNHQEIIFTPADDRVKRKFIDTSYRDTKELDLEPARAIITSVMVGPQLYKITVIQSTVETEDLIEDVFLITLILIFILVIALFLSNRLILRRMWQPFYTILNQLKVFNLAEDKTVASVPSTIDEFTELDQAVGIMATKAKDDYLNLKAFTENAAHELMTPISVINSKLDTLVQTGQFSDPQSKLLNDIYNTVARLTRLNKSMLLLTKIENGLIHDQQIVNLKELLRTSFYQYEELLGSLNIKLITQLADCEVSASLLLMEVLVNNLLSNAIRHNLPGGTISVVLDQQQLRISNTGKDGRIDIERVFKRFQKSSASEGIGLGLTICRQICNNYGFDLQYQFSENSHQFTVNFTVSE
- a CDS encoding TolC family protein — translated: MKHLIVSLLCLMMSSFCFAQQKTLDDYLQIAVKNSPLLKDLNNQILSAQLDSVRIKAGLKPQVSAGSAGLYAPVIHGYGYSQAITNGQTLDALLSVNKSFISNGYLKAQYNGIGLQRDSLRNNIKLSEQDLRRTIAAQYITAFGSLQQVKFNKEVVTLLSSEEDLLKKLTRNNVYHQSDYLTFLVTLKQATLQLSQVTLQYKTDFATLNYLTGITDTTVAELEKPALQRAITADKTNSIFFRQYALDSLRLLNTRKLIDYSYKPQVKAFADGGYNSDLTALYYKHFGASVGFSLTVPIYDGGQRKVSYKKLALEEESRKNYKSFFAQQYSQQIIQLNQQIDGYDNLIADINTQFKYSETLIKVDTKLLQTGDLRMADLILAINNYLTIRNLLTQNTISRLLLINQLNYWNR
- a CDS encoding YncE family protein, which translates into the protein MKKFVSGLALIVSLGLLPQLLHAQTYELDKTITLPGDGGYDYLSIDKVNNRLYVSHGTAVNVIDLKTEKPAGLIGDLKGIHGIAIDNKANRGFISDGKATAVVAFDLKTLKVIATIPLTDANGPDAIMYDSYADRVFCFNGESNNASVIDPNTLKQVGTVALGGAPEFAVADGKGKIYNNLEDKSSLNIIDSKTLKVIKNYPLAPCGGPTGLALDAANQRVFTVCRENKGVSVVNINTGKVITTLPIGAGVDAVAYDPETKLIFCSCGDGVTTIIKQQSADEYKVIQTLQTAYRAKTMALDTKTHKIYLSVAEFVKGTRTALPNTFKVLVYKLK